A genome region from Pseudomonas helmanticensis includes the following:
- a CDS encoding ABC transporter substrate-binding protein, with amino-acid sequence MVLNKAATAIFFAGLLSVTGQAAMAAESVNFVSWGGSTQDAQKQAWADPFSKASGITVVQDGPTDYGKLKAMVESGNVQWDVVDVEADFALRAAAEGLLEPLDFKTIQRDKIDPRFVSDYGVGSFFFSFVLGYNEGKLGANKPQDWSALFDTKTYPGKRALYKWPSPGVLELALLADGVPADKLYPLDLDRAFKKLDTIKKDIVWWGGGAQSQQLLASGEASMGQFWNGRIHALQEDGAPVGVSWKQNLVMADILVIPKGSKNKDAAMKFLASASSAKGQADFSNLTAYAPVNLDSVERLDSTLAPNLPTAYAKDQITLDFAYWAKNGQAIATRWNEWLVK; translated from the coding sequence ATGGTGTTGAACAAAGCTGCAACCGCGATCTTTTTTGCGGGACTGCTCAGCGTCACCGGCCAGGCTGCAATGGCTGCCGAAAGCGTGAATTTTGTCAGTTGGGGCGGAAGCACCCAGGATGCGCAGAAACAGGCCTGGGCCGATCCGTTCAGCAAGGCCAGCGGCATCACCGTCGTGCAGGACGGCCCGACCGATTACGGCAAACTCAAAGCCATGGTCGAGAGTGGCAACGTGCAGTGGGACGTGGTCGATGTCGAAGCCGATTTCGCCCTGCGCGCCGCTGCCGAAGGCCTGCTCGAACCCCTCGACTTCAAGACCATCCAGCGCGACAAGATCGACCCGCGTTTCGTCAGCGATTACGGCGTCGGCTCGTTCTTCTTCTCCTTCGTCCTCGGCTACAACGAGGGCAAACTCGGCGCCAACAAGCCGCAGGACTGGAGCGCCCTGTTCGACACCAAGACCTACCCCGGCAAACGCGCCCTGTACAAATGGCCAAGCCCTGGCGTGCTCGAACTGGCGCTGCTGGCCGACGGCGTACCTGCCGACAAGCTCTACCCGCTGGACCTGGATCGCGCCTTCAAAAAACTCGACACCATCAAGAAAGACATCGTCTGGTGGGGCGGCGGCGCGCAGTCGCAGCAACTGCTGGCGTCCGGTGAAGCGAGCATGGGCCAGTTCTGGAACGGTCGCATTCACGCCCTGCAAGAAGACGGCGCGCCGGTTGGCGTGAGCTGGAAACAGAACCTGGTCATGGCCGACATTCTGGTCATCCCCAAAGGCTCGAAAAACAAGGACGCGGCGATGAAGTTTCTGGCCAGCGCCAGCAGCGCCAAAGGCCAGGCCGACTTCTCCAACCTGACCGCCTACGCCCCGGTCAACCTCGACAGTGTGGAGCGTCTGGATTCGACGCTGGCCCCCAACCTGCCGACTGCCTACGCTAAGGATCAGATCACTCTTGATTTCGCGTACTGGGCCAAAAACGGCCAGGCCATCGCGACACGGTGGAACGAATGGCTGGTCAAATGA
- a CDS encoding ABC transporter ATP-binding protein, with protein MSAVIKDASQQNDKPLVSLRNLNKHYGDFAAVDNISLDIKDGEFLTFLGSSGSGKSTTLSMLAGFETPSSGEILVNGESLVNVPPHKRDIGMVFQRYSLFPHLSVRDNIAFPLAIRKLAAAEREKRVDAMLKLVQLEQFAHRRPSQLSGGQQQRVAIARALVYEPRILLMDEPLGALDKKLREDLQDELRQLHRRLGITIVYVTHDQEEAMRLSQRIAIFSHGKIVGLGSGYDLYQNPPNAFVASFLGNSNFLKLKAQGNAAVSFEGQSLSIRLTAGLHTDQDVLLMVRPEKALALSVAQAISEPLPSGWNEVSAKVVEVLFLGESQTCSVVTSGGTSMTVKALSAAGMPLKAGDPVQVRWATADACVYTEWTESDLNKAAGSH; from the coding sequence ATGAGTGCCGTGATCAAAGACGCTTCCCAGCAGAATGACAAACCCCTGGTCAGCCTGCGCAATCTGAACAAGCACTACGGCGACTTTGCCGCCGTCGACAACATCTCGCTGGACATCAAGGACGGCGAGTTCCTGACCTTCCTCGGTTCCAGCGGCTCGGGCAAAAGTACGACCCTGTCGATGCTCGCCGGGTTTGAAACGCCGAGCAGCGGCGAGATCCTCGTCAATGGTGAGTCGCTGGTGAACGTGCCGCCGCACAAGCGCGACATCGGCATGGTGTTCCAGCGTTATTCGCTGTTCCCGCACCTGTCGGTACGCGACAACATTGCCTTCCCGTTGGCGATTCGCAAACTCGCTGCCGCCGAACGCGAGAAGCGCGTCGATGCGATGTTGAAACTGGTGCAGCTTGAGCAGTTCGCTCATCGCCGCCCTTCGCAATTGTCTGGCGGCCAGCAACAACGCGTCGCCATCGCCCGCGCCCTGGTTTACGAACCACGCATTCTGTTGATGGACGAACCGCTGGGGGCGCTGGATAAAAAGCTGCGCGAGGACTTGCAGGATGAGCTGCGCCAACTGCATCGCCGGCTGGGCATCACCATTGTTTACGTGACCCACGACCAGGAAGAAGCCATGCGTTTGTCGCAGCGCATCGCGATTTTCAGTCACGGCAAGATTGTCGGTCTGGGCAGCGGTTATGACCTTTATCAGAATCCGCCGAATGCGTTTGTCGCCTCCTTCCTCGGCAACTCGAACTTCCTCAAGCTCAAGGCACAGGGCAATGCGGCGGTTTCATTTGAAGGGCAGTCACTGTCGATTCGACTGACAGCCGGGTTGCACACCGATCAGGATGTGCTGCTGATGGTGCGCCCGGAAAAGGCACTGGCGTTGAGCGTGGCGCAAGCGATCAGCGAACCGTTGCCGTCGGGTTGGAATGAGGTTTCAGCGAAGGTTGTGGAAGTGCTGTTCCTCGGCGAAAGCCAGACCTGCAGCGTGGTCACCTCGGGCGGCACATCAATGACAGTGAAAGCACTGTCAGCCGCCGGCATGCCGCTCAAGGCTGGCGACCCGGTGCAAGTACGCTGGGCCACCGCCGACGCCTGCGTCTACACCGAATGGACCGAAAGCGACCTCAACAAAGCCGCCGGCTCCCACTGA
- a CDS encoding ABC transporter permease — protein MLLTPNAMSRRMRFGLYATTGLIGLFLLLPIVFIVLLSFGSSQWLVFPPPGWTLKWYGQFFSNPDWMNAAAASLKVAVLTTICAVALGLPTAFALVRGRFPGREMLYGLFTLPMIVPLVIIAVAVYALFLKLGYTGTMFAFVVSHVIVALPFTIISIINSLKLFDQSIEDAAVICGASRLQAVFKVTFPAIRPGMVAGALFAFLVSWDEVVLSVMMASPTLQTLPVKMWTTLRQDLTPVIAVASTLLIGLSVLVMVIAAALRRRNEISA, from the coding sequence ATGCTCCTGACCCCCAATGCGATGAGCCGCCGCATGCGCTTCGGCTTGTATGCAACCACCGGGCTGATCGGTCTGTTCCTGCTGTTGCCGATCGTATTTATCGTGCTGCTGTCGTTCGGCTCCTCGCAGTGGCTGGTGTTCCCGCCGCCGGGCTGGACGCTGAAATGGTACGGCCAGTTCTTCTCCAACCCTGACTGGATGAACGCCGCCGCGGCCAGCCTCAAAGTTGCTGTGCTGACCACGATCTGCGCCGTGGCCCTTGGTTTGCCGACTGCGTTTGCGCTGGTGCGCGGACGCTTTCCTGGCCGGGAAATGCTCTACGGCCTGTTCACCCTGCCGATGATCGTGCCGCTGGTGATCATCGCCGTGGCGGTGTACGCGCTGTTCCTCAAGCTCGGTTACACCGGGACGATGTTCGCCTTCGTCGTCAGCCATGTGATCGTCGCGCTGCCGTTCACCATCATCTCGATCATCAACTCGCTGAAGCTGTTCGATCAGTCGATTGAAGACGCGGCGGTGATCTGCGGTGCCTCGCGCCTGCAAGCGGTGTTCAAGGTGACGTTCCCGGCGATTCGCCCGGGCATGGTCGCCGGCGCCCTCTTCGCCTTTCTGGTTTCGTGGGATGAAGTCGTGCTCAGCGTGATGATGGCCAGCCCGACCCTGCAAACCCTTCCCGTGAAAATGTGGACCACCCTGCGCCAGGACCTGACGCCAGTGATCGCCGTCGCTTCGACGCTGCTGATCGGCTTGTCTGTTTTGGTCATGGTCATCGCCGCCGCATTGCGCCGGCGCAACGAAATCAGCGCCTGA
- a CDS encoding flavin reductase family protein: MIEPGIYKDVMSSFPSGVTVVTTLDPEGGIVGITASAFSALSIDPALVLFCPNYASDTYPVLRDSKKFAIHLLSADQTAEAYAFAGKGKDKAQNIEWHLSELGNPILAKATAIIECELWREYDGGDHAIIVGAVKNLILPAQPVTPMIYHKGKLGPLPTLA; the protein is encoded by the coding sequence ATGATCGAACCCGGCATTTACAAAGACGTCATGAGCTCGTTTCCGTCCGGCGTCACGGTGGTGACCACCCTTGACCCGGAAGGTGGAATCGTCGGCATCACCGCCAGCGCCTTCAGTGCGCTGTCGATTGACCCGGCGCTGGTGTTGTTCTGCCCCAACTACGCTTCCGACACCTACCCGGTGCTGCGTGACAGCAAGAAGTTCGCGATCCATTTGCTGTCCGCCGACCAGACCGCCGAGGCCTACGCCTTCGCCGGTAAGGGCAAGGACAAGGCCCAGAACATCGAGTGGCATTTGAGCGAGTTGGGTAACCCGATTCTGGCCAAAGCCACGGCGATCATCGAGTGCGAGTTGTGGCGTGAATATGACGGTGGAGATCACGCGATCATCGTTGGCGCGGTGAAGAACCTGATCCTGCCAGCGCAACCGGTGACACCGATGATCTACCACAAAGGCAAGCTCGGCCCCCTACCAACCCTGGCCTGA
- a CDS encoding carboxymuconolactone decarboxylase family protein produces MSNEKYEKGLKIRTQVLGEAYVQRSIDNADDFTRPLQEMVTEYCWGHVWGREGLSLKERSMINLAMISALNRPHELKLHVRGALRNGLSREQIREILLQVGIYCGVPAAVDSFRLAREAFAEADAEAPVNPSAV; encoded by the coding sequence ATGAGTAACGAAAAGTACGAAAAAGGCTTGAAGATCCGCACCCAGGTATTGGGCGAAGCCTACGTTCAGCGTTCAATCGACAACGCCGACGACTTCACCCGCCCCTTGCAGGAAATGGTCACCGAATACTGCTGGGGCCATGTCTGGGGTCGTGAAGGTTTGTCGCTCAAAGAGCGCAGCATGATCAACCTGGCGATGATCTCGGCGCTCAACCGTCCGCACGAACTCAAGCTGCATGTGCGTGGCGCCTTGCGTAACGGCCTGAGTCGTGAGCAAATACGCGAAATTCTGCTTCAGGTCGGTATTTATTGCGGCGTTCCGGCAGCCGTGGACAGTTTCCGGCTGGCCCGTGAAGCCTTTGCCGAAGCCGACGCCGAAGCCCCAGTCAACCCCTCGGCTGTTTAG
- a CDS encoding amino acid synthesis family protein, with protein MSFEIRKIVSYVEETFIEGGKATDKPVTMVGLAVVMKNPWVGNGFVEDLKPQIRANCSDLGALMVERLVGIIGGADKIEAYGKAAVVGADGEIEHASAVIHTLRFGNHYREAVNAKSYLSFTNKRGGPGTSIQIPMMHKDDEGQRSHYITLEMQIEDAPRADEIVVVLGCADGGRLHPRIGNRYIDLEELAAEKAQ; from the coding sequence ATGAGTTTCGAAATTCGCAAGATCGTCAGCTATGTCGAAGAAACCTTCATCGAAGGCGGCAAAGCCACCGACAAGCCGGTGACCATGGTCGGCCTCGCCGTGGTGATGAAAAACCCTTGGGTGGGCAACGGTTTCGTTGAAGACCTCAAGCCGCAGATCCGCGCCAACTGCTCCGACCTCGGCGCGCTGATGGTCGAGCGTCTGGTCGGCATCATCGGCGGTGCGGACAAAATCGAGGCCTACGGCAAAGCCGCCGTGGTCGGTGCTGATGGCGAGATCGAACACGCCTCCGCCGTGATCCACACCCTGCGCTTCGGCAACCACTACCGCGAAGCCGTCAACGCCAAGAGTTACCTGAGCTTCACCAACAAGCGCGGCGGCCCGGGCACCTCGATTCAGATCCCGATGATGCACAAGGACGACGAAGGTCAGCGTTCGCACTACATCACTCTGGAAATGCAGATCGAAGACGCCCCGCGTGCCGACGAAATCGTCGTCGTGCTGGGTTGCGCCGACGGTGGTCGCCTGCACCCGCGCATCGGCAACCGCTACATCGATCTGGAAGAACTGGCCGCCGAAAAAGCCCAGTAA
- a CDS encoding DUF1330 domain-containing protein codes for MKAYWIAHVDIADADHYSQYTQRAPAAFAAFGAKLLARGGRSEAMEGRETPQRSVVIEFESYEKAVACYHSAAYQEAKRYREEWATAQIIIVEGIAPL; via the coding sequence ATGAAGGCGTACTGGATTGCTCATGTGGATATAGCCGATGCCGATCACTACAGCCAATACACCCAGCGCGCGCCGGCAGCCTTCGCCGCGTTCGGCGCGAAGTTACTGGCGAGGGGCGGGCGCAGCGAAGCGATGGAAGGGCGCGAGACGCCGCAGCGCAGCGTGGTGATCGAGTTCGAGAGCTACGAAAAAGCCGTGGCGTGCTACCACTCGGCGGCGTACCAGGAAGCGAAGCGTTATCGCGAAGAATGGGCGACGGCGCAAATCATCATCGTAGAAGGCATCGCCCCACTGTGA
- a CDS encoding ABC transporter permease: MKMAATASRPSTATDSAQSAAGSAHGTQAVAMQQAPSLRQRWRGAGNLVPALLFIGLFFLAPLIGLLLRGVLEPTPGLGNYEQLFANSAYARVLLNTFSVAGLVTLFSLLLGFPLAWAITLVPRGWGRWILNIVLLSMWTSLLARTYSWLVLLQASGVINKALLALGIIDQPLEMVHNLTGVVIGMSYIMIPFIVLPLQATMQAIDPMILQAGSICGASPWTNFFRVFLPLCRPGLASGGLMVFVMSLGYYVTPALLGGAQNMMLPEFIIQQVQSFLNWGLASAGAALLIAITLVLFYFYLKLQPESPVGASNAR, from the coding sequence ATGAAAATGGCGGCCACCGCGTCCCGTCCCTCCACTGCCACCGACAGCGCCCAAAGCGCTGCCGGTTCGGCCCACGGAACACAGGCGGTTGCGATGCAGCAAGCCCCTTCCCTCAGACAACGCTGGCGCGGCGCCGGCAACCTCGTGCCGGCGCTGTTGTTCATCGGCCTGTTCTTTCTCGCGCCGTTGATTGGCCTGCTGTTGCGCGGCGTGCTCGAACCGACGCCTGGCCTTGGCAACTATGAACAACTGTTCGCCAACTCCGCTTATGCGCGAGTGCTGCTCAACACCTTTTCGGTGGCCGGGCTGGTGACGCTGTTCAGCCTGCTATTGGGCTTTCCGCTGGCCTGGGCGATCACGCTGGTGCCGCGCGGCTGGGGTCGATGGATTCTCAACATCGTGCTGCTGTCGATGTGGACCAGCCTGCTCGCCCGCACCTATTCGTGGCTGGTGTTGCTGCAAGCCTCCGGTGTGATCAACAAGGCTTTGCTGGCGCTGGGCATCATCGATCAGCCGCTGGAAATGGTGCACAACCTCACCGGCGTGGTGATCGGCATGAGCTACATCATGATCCCGTTCATCGTGCTGCCGTTGCAGGCGACCATGCAGGCCATTGATCCGATGATTCTGCAGGCCGGTTCAATCTGCGGCGCCAGTCCGTGGACCAACTTCTTCCGGGTGTTCCTGCCGCTGTGCCGGCCGGGTCTGGCCTCCGGTGGCTTGATGGTGTTCGTCATGTCGCTCGGTTACTACGTGACCCCGGCGCTGCTCGGCGGGGCGCAGAACATGATGCTGCCGGAGTTCATCATTCAGCAGGTGCAATCGTTCCTCAACTGGGGCCTGGCCAGTGCCGGCGCCGCGTTGCTGATCGCGATCACTCTGGTGCTGTTCTACTTCTACCTGAAGCTTCAGCCGGAATCCCCGGTTGGCGCCAGTAACGCGAGGTAA
- a CDS encoding GntR family transcriptional regulator has product MKRQPLDDSFKVNRNPVTLREIVLDKLRSAIMNFQLMPGDRLVERDLCDRLGVSRTSVREALRHLESEGLVEFADAKGPRVAIITLADAVDIYELRCVLEGLIVQLFTLRAKAKDIKALEKALDDNRKALKDGELQQVIDSVQGFYDVLLEGSGNHVAATQLRQLQARISYLRATSVSQENRRGASNQEMEKMVEAIKSGDPLVAHQACVDHVRAAAAVALDYLKRKQEETGSAVKGTPPITLPIALKEPRIGH; this is encoded by the coding sequence ATGAAACGCCAGCCACTCGACGACAGCTTCAAGGTCAATCGCAACCCCGTTACCCTGCGCGAAATCGTGCTGGATAAACTGCGTAGCGCGATCATGAATTTCCAGCTCATGCCCGGTGATCGTCTGGTCGAGCGCGATCTGTGCGATCGCCTTGGCGTCAGCCGCACCTCCGTGCGCGAGGCCTTGCGTCACCTCGAATCCGAAGGCCTGGTCGAGTTCGCCGATGCCAAAGGCCCGCGTGTCGCCATCATCACATTGGCCGATGCCGTCGATATCTACGAACTGCGCTGCGTGCTCGAAGGTTTGATCGTGCAGTTGTTCACCCTGCGCGCCAAGGCCAAGGACATCAAAGCCCTGGAAAAAGCCCTCGACGACAACCGCAAGGCACTCAAGGATGGCGAGTTGCAGCAGGTAATCGACTCGGTGCAGGGTTTCTACGATGTGCTGCTCGAAGGTTCGGGCAACCATGTCGCGGCGACTCAGTTGCGTCAGTTGCAGGCACGCATCAGCTACCTGCGCGCGACTTCGGTTTCGCAGGAAAACCGGCGCGGCGCGAGTAATCAGGAAATGGAAAAAATGGTTGAGGCGATCAAGAGCGGCGATCCGCTGGTGGCGCATCAGGCCTGTGTCGATCACGTGCGCGCTGCCGCTGCGGTGGCGCTCGACTACCTCAAGCGCAAACAGGAAGAGACTGGCTCTGCCGTCAAAGGCACGCCGCCGATCACCCTGCCCATCGCGCTGAAAGAACCGCGTATAGGTCACTGA
- the ribBA gene encoding bifunctional 3,4-dihydroxy-2-butanone-4-phosphate synthase/GTP cyclohydrolase II — MAFNSIEEIIEDYRLGKMVLLVDDEDRENEGDLLLAADRCTPEAISFMAREARGLICLTLTDEHCQRLGLEQMVPANGSVFSTAFTVSIEAAVGVTTGISAADRACTVAAAVAPNARAEDLVQPGHIFPLRAKEGGVLTRAGHTEAGCDLARLAGLTPASVIVEVMNDDGTMARRPDLEVFARKHGIKIGTIADLIHYRLSTEHTIERIGERELPTVHGTFRLITFEDRIEGGVHMAMVMGDLRREEPTLVRVHVIDPLRDLVGAEYSGPTNWTLWAALQRVAAEGHGVVVVLANHESSQALLERVPQLTQPPRQFSRSQSRIYSEVGTGAQILQNLGVGKLRHLGPPLKYAGLTGYDLEVVESIPFTE; from the coding sequence ATGGCCTTCAACAGCATCGAAGAAATCATCGAAGATTATCGCCTCGGCAAAATGGTCCTGCTGGTCGATGACGAAGATCGCGAGAACGAGGGCGACCTGTTGCTGGCCGCCGACCGTTGCACGCCCGAAGCGATCAGCTTCATGGCCCGCGAAGCGCGCGGGCTGATTTGCCTGACGCTGACTGATGAACATTGCCAGCGTTTGGGCCTGGAGCAAATGGTCCCGGCCAATGGCAGCGTGTTCAGCACCGCGTTTACCGTGTCGATTGAAGCCGCGGTTGGCGTGACCACCGGCATCTCCGCAGCTGATCGCGCCTGCACCGTTGCCGCCGCTGTCGCGCCGAATGCCCGCGCTGAAGACCTGGTGCAGCCCGGCCATATCTTTCCGCTGCGCGCCAAGGAAGGTGGCGTGCTGACCCGCGCCGGGCATACCGAGGCGGGTTGCGATCTGGCCCGTTTGGCCGGTCTCACCCCCGCCTCGGTGATTGTCGAGGTCATGAACGACGACGGCACCATGGCCCGTCGCCCGGATCTGGAAGTGTTCGCGCGCAAGCACGGGATCAAGATCGGCACCATCGCTGACCTGATCCACTATCGCCTGAGCACCGAACACACCATCGAGCGCATTGGCGAACGCGAGCTGCCGACGGTGCACGGCACCTTCCGTTTGATCACCTTCGAGGATCGCATCGAAGGCGGCGTGCACATGGCGATGGTCATGGGTGATTTGCGCCGTGAAGAGCCGACGCTGGTGCGTGTGCATGTGATCGATCCGCTGCGTGATCTGGTCGGTGCCGAGTACAGCGGGCCGACGAACTGGACGTTGTGGGCGGCGCTGCAACGGGTCGCGGCTGAGGGTCATGGGGTTGTTGTGGTGCTGGCCAATCATGAATCGTCGCAGGCGCTGCTGGAGCGCGTGCCGCAATTGACCCAGCCGCCACGGCAGTTCAGCCGCTCGCAATCGCGGATTTATTCGGAGGTCGGGACTGGGGCGCAGATTCTGCAGAACCTTGGGGTTGGCAAACTGCGGCATCTTGGGCCGCCGCTGAAATACGCCGGGCTGACCGGGTATGACCTGGAAGTGGTCGAGAGCATCCCCTTTACCGAATAA
- a CDS encoding NUDIX hydrolase, which translates to MFSPSFCPKCGGPDLGQQIPPGDTHERLMCRGCGYIHYINPKIIAGCIIEQDGKYLLCQRAIPPRPGTWTLPAGFMESGETTEQAAVREVWEESGVRAEIVSPYSIFSVPKISEVYIIFRAIALEITGQYGPETMDYKFFAPEDIPWEQIYYPAIRQILERYIEERQAGVYGIYMGNDDSGKIHFIR; encoded by the coding sequence ATGTTCAGCCCGAGCTTTTGCCCGAAATGCGGTGGCCCTGATCTTGGTCAGCAGATACCGCCGGGCGATACGCACGAGCGCCTGATGTGCCGCGGTTGCGGCTACATCCACTACATCAATCCGAAGATCATTGCCGGCTGCATCATCGAGCAGGACGGCAAATACCTGCTGTGCCAACGGGCTATCCCACCGCGCCCCGGCACCTGGACGCTGCCGGCCGGTTTCATGGAGAGCGGCGAGACCACCGAGCAAGCGGCGGTCCGCGAAGTCTGGGAAGAAAGCGGCGTGCGCGCGGAAATCGTCTCGCCGTATTCGATTTTCAGCGTGCCGAAGATCAGCGAGGTGTACATCATCTTCCGCGCGATCGCGCTGGAGATCACCGGGCAGTACGGGCCGGAGACCATGGATTACAAATTCTTCGCCCCGGAAGACATTCCGTGGGAGCAGATCTACTACCCGGCGATCCGGCAGATTCTTGAGCGCTATATCGAAGAGCGCCAGGCTGGGGTGTATGGGATCTATATGGGCAATGATGACAGCGGCAAGATCCACTTTATCCGCTGA
- a CDS encoding alpha/beta fold hydrolase, with the protein MIRLTAELTPAGTSYLATGQGQPVVLIHGVGLNKEMWGGQIVGLSSQYQVIAYDMLGHGASPRPASGTNLLGYADQLLELLDHLNLPQAAVIGFSMGGLVARAFALHYPQRLQSLVVLNSVFNRSEEQRAGVIARTAQAAEHGPDANAEAALSRWFSREYQAANPAQIAAIRQTLAGNDPQGYLTTYELFATQDMYRVDDLGSIQAPTLIATGELDPGSTPEMAEQLARRIPGAKVAVLAEQRHMMPVESPRLVNQTLLEFLQFAHSRQNHVKGIVA; encoded by the coding sequence ATGATTCGGCTCACCGCTGAACTCACCCCGGCTGGCACCAGTTACCTGGCGACCGGCCAAGGCCAGCCCGTGGTTTTGATCCACGGCGTGGGCCTGAACAAAGAAATGTGGGGCGGCCAGATTGTCGGCCTGTCCAGCCAATACCAAGTGATCGCCTACGACATGCTCGGGCATGGCGCCAGCCCGCGACCGGCCAGCGGCACCAATCTGCTCGGTTACGCCGATCAGTTGCTGGAGTTGCTCGATCACCTGAATCTGCCGCAGGCAGCGGTGATCGGTTTTTCCATGGGCGGTCTGGTCGCGCGGGCTTTTGCCCTGCATTACCCGCAGCGCCTGCAAAGCCTGGTGGTGTTGAACAGCGTGTTCAATCGCAGTGAAGAACAGCGTGCCGGCGTCATCGCCCGCACCGCGCAAGCGGCCGAACATGGCCCGGACGCCAATGCCGAAGCCGCGCTGTCACGCTGGTTCAGCCGCGAATATCAAGCGGCCAACCCGGCGCAGATCGCTGCGATCCGCCAGACCCTGGCCGGTAATGATCCGCAAGGCTATCTGACCACCTATGAATTGTTCGCTACTCAAGACATGTACCGCGTCGACGACCTGGGCAGCATTCAGGCGCCGACGCTGATCGCCACCGGCGAACTCGACCCCGGTTCGACCCCGGAAATGGCCGAGCAACTGGCCCGACGCATCCCCGGTGCGAAGGTTGCCGTGCTGGCCGAGCAACGGCATATGATGCCCGTAGAGTCGCCGCGTCTGGTCAATCAGACGCTGCTGGAATTTCTCCAATTCGCACACTCCCGACAAAACCATGTAAAGGGGATCGTTGCATGA
- a CDS encoding aldehyde dehydrogenase — MTLARFQMCIGGEWVDALSGKTFESLNPASAQAWAELPDADEADVERAVQSAQTAFDSPAWRGLTATARGKLLRRLGDLIAENKEQLAQLESRDNGKLIRETRGQVSYLPEFFHYTAGLADKLEGGTLPLDKPDLFAYTVHEAMGVVAAIIPWNSPLYLTAIKLAPALAAGNTIVIKPSEHASATILELARLALEAGIPPGVVNVVTGYGPSTGAALTRHPLIRKIAFTGGAATARHVVRSSAENFAKLSLELGGKSPNIIFADADLDSAINGAIAGIYAASGQSCVSGSRLLVQDEIYDEFVNRLVERAQRIRIGNPQEDASEMGPMATAQQLAVVEGLVADAIAEGARLRTGGKRPSGLGEGWFYEPTLFECDHNSMKIMQEEVFGPVASVIRFKDEAEALAIANDSQFGLAAGIWTRDLGRAHRLARDVRSGIIWVNTYRAVSAMAPIGGFKNSGYGRESGIDSVLAYTELKTVWINLSQAPMPDPFVMR, encoded by the coding sequence ATGACACTCGCACGCTTCCAGATGTGCATCGGCGGAGAATGGGTCGACGCCCTCTCCGGCAAGACCTTCGAAAGCCTCAACCCGGCCTCCGCACAAGCCTGGGCAGAATTGCCTGACGCTGATGAAGCTGACGTCGAACGCGCCGTGCAATCGGCACAGACTGCGTTCGACAGCCCGGCATGGCGTGGCCTGACCGCCACCGCGCGCGGCAAACTGCTGCGCCGACTCGGCGACTTGATCGCGGAAAACAAGGAACAACTGGCGCAGCTGGAAAGTCGCGACAACGGCAAGCTGATCCGCGAAACCCGTGGCCAGGTCAGTTATCTGCCGGAGTTTTTCCATTACACCGCAGGGCTGGCCGACAAGCTCGAAGGCGGCACGCTGCCGCTGGATAAGCCGGATCTGTTCGCCTACACCGTGCATGAAGCGATGGGCGTAGTCGCCGCGATCATTCCGTGGAACAGCCCGCTGTACCTGACCGCGATCAAACTCGCCCCGGCCCTCGCCGCCGGCAACACGATTGTGATCAAGCCGTCCGAACACGCTTCGGCGACCATTCTTGAGCTGGCACGTCTGGCCCTCGAAGCCGGGATTCCGCCGGGTGTGGTCAACGTCGTCACCGGTTACGGCCCGAGCACTGGCGCCGCCCTCACCCGCCATCCGCTGATCCGCAAAATCGCCTTCACCGGCGGCGCGGCGACGGCGCGGCACGTGGTGCGCAGCAGCGCCGAGAACTTCGCCAAACTGTCGCTGGAACTTGGCGGCAAGTCGCCGAACATCATCTTCGCCGACGCCGATCTCGACAGTGCAATCAACGGCGCGATTGCCGGGATCTATGCCGCCTCCGGGCAGAGTTGCGTGTCCGGTTCGCGCCTGTTGGTGCAGGACGAAATCTACGACGAATTTGTCAATCGACTGGTCGAACGCGCCCAGCGCATTCGCATCGGCAACCCGCAAGAAGACGCCAGCGAAATGGGCCCGATGGCGACCGCGCAGCAACTGGCGGTGGTCGAAGGTCTGGTCGCCGATGCCATCGCTGAGGGCGCGCGTTTGCGCACGGGTGGCAAGCGTCCGAGCGGTCTCGGCGAAGGCTGGTTCTACGAGCCGACGCTGTTCGAATGCGACCACAATTCGATGAAGATCATGCAGGAAGAAGTCTTTGGCCCGGTGGCGTCGGTGATCCGCTTCAAAGATGAAGCCGAAGCGCTGGCGATCGCCAACGACTCGCAGTTCGGCCTCGCGGCGGGCATCTGGACGCGTGATTTGGGCCGGGCTCATCGCCTCGCTCGCGATGTGCGTTCGGGGATTATCTGGGTCAACACCTACCGCGCGGTCTCGGCGATGGCGCCGATCGGCGGCTTCAAGAACAGTGGCTATGGACGCGAAAGCGGCATCGATTCGGTGCTGGCCTACACCGAACTGAAAACGGTGTGGATCAACCTTTCCCAGGCGCCAATGCCTGATCCGTTTGTGATGCGCTAG